The nucleotide sequence TCCGGCTGGGAGCCGGAGCGCGTGCGCCGCTACGAATGGCCGATCATCGCCGAGCGCTCGCACATGGCCCGAGAGGCCCAGAAGGTCGAGCTCGGAGCGCGCCGCACCGAGGGCTACCGCTCCGCCTTCGACAGCGCGCCGCTGAGCCTGGCCCAGACGCTGCAGTCCCGTGCCCCTCAGCTCGGGATCGCCCCCACCTCCTTCGACTGGGATGCCTGGCAGCGTCCCGATCTGCTGTGGACCGTGGCCGTGCGCTTCCGGGTGGTCGATCCCGCCAAAGCGCCGCAGGACCTCGTGGACCAGCAGTCGCTGGCGCAGTGGGTCTTCAACCCCGCCAACCTCTCCGTGAGCCCTGAGCCCGGCTGGGCCCAGCACCTCACCGGGGACGACGAGCCCGAGGCCCCGCGCGACGATGTCTTCGGCCAGCGCCGCCCGGCGGCTTCGGCAGCCGCTGTCGGCACCTCGAGCGACGACGTCGCCCGTCCGTCCGCCTCGAACCAGACTGCCGCCCGCACGGCCTCCTCCACCGAGGACGCCCATCCGGGCACCTCCGACGGCGACGCCTCGTCAGCTCCGAGTGCCGACGAGCCCGCCCCGGCGGCGCAGGGCGGATCGCACCCGGGTGCCGATCGCCTGCACCGCGAGGACGAGGCCCGCACCACCGAGGAGCTGCTCGAGGTCCTGGAGACCCGCCGCGGCCAGCGCCTGGGGGCCGACGAGGGCTCCGACGACCAGCTCGCAGAGATCCTCGGCCGCTCCATGGGCCACGTGGACTCCCGCCCGCGCCCGATCTCCGCCCCGGACGATGCTCGGCTCTTCGACCGGACGATCCAGCCGGGCCACCGTGCCCAGCCCGAGTCCTCCGCCGGCGGCGACCCCGTCGAGCCGGCCGAGTCGGCGGACCAGGACCGCAGCGCCTCCCCCGCCGAGTCCCAGGAGGACGCGCGCATCCAGCGGCCGGTCGATCAGGACCGGCCGTCGGAGCCGGTCGAGGACTCGGATCCCACGCACCACCACGAGGCCACGATCCACCACCTGGGCCGGGCGGATGCCGGTGCCCCGCAGCACCACGCCGACATCGTGGAGATCACCGACGAGGACACCGAACCCGCAGCGCCTCGCCTGAGCGCCGTGCGGTCCGAGCCTGCCGCTGACGATCACGAGGACTCCGCCTCCGCTGCCGACGATCGGCGCGACGCTTCTCGGGAGCAGCCCACCCAGGCTGCGGCCTCCCCGCAGGATCAGCCCGAGGACGAGTCGCAGGACAGCCAGCAGGACGGCGATCGTCGTCCTCGCCCGCGCGGTCGGGTCGGCGGCGCCAAGCGCACCCGGTCGTCCGTGCCCAGCTGGGACGACATCGTCTTCGGCGCCAAGAACGACTGAGGACCCTCCCGGGATGCGCATCGGCCCCCTGTCTCCTCGAGGAGGCAGGGGGCCGAACGCCTGTCGGAGGCTCGTCTGCGGCCTCAGGCCAGGCGCAGCAGCGGGACCCTGGTCTCGGCCGGCGTCACGGCGCCGTGCTGACCGACCATCTGCAGCGTCTGCGGACCGATGCGGGAGAGGTCATGCAGCGCCAGGTCATCCTCCAGCGGCGTGATGACCAGGTCGCCGATGCGTCCCACGACCTCGGGGCGCAGGTCCTCGACGGGGCCGAACCAGCCGCCGTCGAGCAGCTCCTCCCGCGTCTGAACACGCACCCGCTCCCCCAGCTCCGAGGCCTCCCAGCGCTGACGGACCCGCTCCTGCAGCTGCTGACGCTGCTGCGCGGACTCGCAGGGCTCCAGGTGCAGCTGGAGGCAGCGGGGCTCACCGGCGCTGGTGCGGACGTCGTCGAGCAGACCGGGCACCTGAGTGAGATCCACGCGGCCCTCTCGGGGGACGTCGACCATGCCGTGATCGGCGGTGAGCACCACGGAGGTGGACCCGGGAAGGCGCGCGCACAGGCGGCGCAGGGAGCTGTCGAGCTCCTCCAGCTCGTGGATCCACTCTGCGGAGCCCCAGCCGTGGCGGTGCCCCGTCTTGTCCAGGTCGTCCCAGTAGAAGTACATGAGTGCGCGCTGACCGGCCCGCAGGTTCTCCTGGGCCGCCTTGGTACGGGCGAACACGCCGTCCGCTGCCACGAAGCGCCCGCCGCGCAGCGCCGCTCGCGTCAGAGCCGAGTCCTGGAACTTGCCGCGACTGACCGTCACGGCGTCCAGGCCCTGCGCCTCGAGGCGCTGCAGCACGGTGTCGCGCGGCTGCCACACGAGCGCATCCACCCGCGGATCCCAGCCGCCGAGCATATTCACCGTCTGCCCCAGCTGCGGGGAGTAGGAGTCGTAGCCGGTGAGACCGTGCACGCCCACCGGCAGCCCGGTGCCCAGCGCCGCCAGCGACGAGGCGGTCGTGGACGGGAAGGCGGCGTCGAGCTCGCCGAGGTCCTCGGCACCGCGCAGGAACGGGGCGTACGAGCTGCGGGCCTCGAGCTGCTCCAGCCCCAGCCCGTCCACCAGCACGACCACCATGCGCTGGGAGGCCGGCAGCCCCAGCACGTCCTCGAAGCCCACGGCCCCGATCGCTGCGGCCGCCGAGGTCATGACGTCGGCGATGCTGCGGGATCCGTAGCGAGGAGGGCGCGCGATCGCGGCCTGAGGCTCCTGCTCCGGCGGGACGGCCCAGAAGTCCGCCCCGGCTGAGTCGCCGGCGGAGCCGGTCATCGTCCGACCCGCTCCACGGCGCTGCGGCGCAGGCTGCGGGCGAACTCGCGGGCGCCCTCGACCGCCTCGACGCCGTCGGCCTCGGCGCTGATCCGCAGAGCGACGTCCTGCACGGCGCTGACTCCCGTGTAGCCGTGGTCGGCCTCGCACTGGGGGTCCTCGCATCCGGCCGGCTGCAGATCGATGTTCCGGGTGCCGGTCCAGGCGATGTTGAGGTTGACCTCGCTGATCGGGTGGCCGGTGCGGTACTGCTGCGGCTTGTAGTACGCGTAGGTCAGCGTCACGGAGTTCACCCGGGAGGCGGCCACGGACTCGGTCGAGGCCAGGGCCAGCACCTCCTGGCCCTCCTGGTCGTACTCCTGATCATCGACGTGCGTGATGTGCAGCAGGCCCTCTGCGAGCACGAGCACGGTGATGTGGCGGTGGACCTCATCGCGGTCGAAGGTGGTCTCCAGCTGGACCAGGTGCGACTCCGGGGCCGCCCCGTCCAGGGCGTCGGCCATCACGTCGATCACGAGCTGCGGGTAGTAGCCGGCGCGCTCGATGTCTTGGCGCAGCTGCTCGCCGCGCGGTCCTGACTGCGTCATCTGCCTGGTTCCCTCCTGAAGGGACGTGTCTGCGAGTTGCGAGAAGGGCCCTGCTCGTGCTGTGGGTCCTCGCCCTGTCACCGCCTGCCGGGGATCAGCCGCCGAAGGAGTTGCCGCCGGAGCCGCCGAGCTGCGTGCCGCCCATGCCGCCGTCCTCGGGGTCCTGGGTGACGTACGTGGTGGGAACGCCGATGGACTCCTCCGTGCCGCTCGAGGTGGAATCGGTCGGGGGCGGGTCCTCACTGCCCCCGGGGCTCATCAGCACCACGATCAGGATCGCGGCCGCGAGGAGCACCGCGCCCACGCAGCCGATGACGACCCAGCCGCCGGCGCCGTTGATGCCCATGAACGACAGGGGACCGCTCTTGGCGCTGGAGCCCGACGACCGCGCGGCCGGGCTCCCTGAGGCACCCCCGGAATAGGCCGGCGCCGCCGTGTAGCCGGTGGTCCGGGAGGCGCCGCCAGCAGGGGCGCTGCCCTGGGACGCACCGCCGAGCGGCACCTGCGCCCCGGGGGCGGTGCTGGGGCTCGAGAGCTGCTCGCGCAGGGTCGTCCCGGTGCTTCCTCCCGCAGCGCCCGGCACGTGGGTGGGCTGATCCTGCGGGCGGACGGGGACCGAGGCCGGCGTGTGGGCGCCGGCCCACGAGATGCTGCGCTGAGGGGCCGTCGCACGGCCCGAGTCCG is from Kocuria palustris and encodes:
- a CDS encoding DUF5998 family protein, giving the protein MTQSGPRGEQLRQDIERAGYYPQLVIDVMADALDGAAPESHLVQLETTFDRDEVHRHITVLVLAEGLLHITHVDDQEYDQEGQEVLALASTESVAASRVNSVTLTYAYYKPQQYRTGHPISEVNLNIAWTGTRNIDLQPAGCEDPQCEADHGYTGVSAVQDVALRISAEADGVEAVEGAREFARSLRRSAVERVGR
- the sepH gene encoding septation protein SepH translates to MSMDELRLEGVHDDGEHLVLSDSSGRRSLLAVDQQLRQAVQRARRVPARRQRQGADFGPRDIQARFRSGASVEEIVEESGWEPERVRRYEWPIIAERSHMAREAQKVELGARRTEGYRSAFDSAPLSLAQTLQSRAPQLGIAPTSFDWDAWQRPDLLWTVAVRFRVVDPAKAPQDLVDQQSLAQWVFNPANLSVSPEPGWAQHLTGDDEPEAPRDDVFGQRRPAASAAAVGTSSDDVARPSASNQTAARTASSTEDAHPGTSDGDASSAPSADEPAPAAQGGSHPGADRLHREDEARTTEELLEVLETRRGQRLGADEGSDDQLAEILGRSMGHVDSRPRPISAPDDARLFDRTIQPGHRAQPESSAGGDPVEPAESADQDRSASPAESQEDARIQRPVDQDRPSEPVEDSDPTHHHEATIHHLGRADAGAPQHHADIVEITDEDTEPAAPRLSAVRSEPAADDHEDSASAADDRRDASREQPTQAAASPQDQPEDESQDSQQDGDRRPRPRGRVGGAKRTRSSVPSWDDIVFGAKND
- a CDS encoding alkaline phosphatase family protein yields the protein MTGSAGDSAGADFWAVPPEQEPQAAIARPPRYGSRSIADVMTSAAAAIGAVGFEDVLGLPASQRMVVVLVDGLGLEQLEARSSYAPFLRGAEDLGELDAAFPSTTASSLAALGTGLPVGVHGLTGYDSYSPQLGQTVNMLGGWDPRVDALVWQPRDTVLQRLEAQGLDAVTVSRGKFQDSALTRAALRGGRFVAADGVFARTKAAQENLRAGQRALMYFYWDDLDKTGHRHGWGSAEWIHELEELDSSLRRLCARLPGSTSVVLTADHGMVDVPREGRVDLTQVPGLLDDVRTSAGEPRCLQLHLEPCESAQQRQQLQERVRQRWEASELGERVRVQTREELLDGGWFGPVEDLRPEVVGRIGDLVITPLEDDLALHDLSRIGPQTLQMVGQHGAVTPAETRVPLLRLA